Sequence from the Caballeronia sp. SL2Y3 genome:
TCGGGCATTCGCCGCATCGCGGTGGTCACGCAGTACAAGGCGCATTCGCTGTTGCGCCATCTTCAGCGCGGCTGGGGTTTCCTGCGCGGCGAGTTCAACGAATTCATCGACATCTGGCCGGCGCAGCAGCGCGTCGATTCGAGCTGGTATCGCGGCACCGCCGACGCCGTGTTCCAGAACCTCGACATCATCCGGTCGATCGCGCCGGAGTTCATCATCGTGCTCGCCGGCGATCACGTCTACAAGATGGACTACACGCGCATGGTGCTCGACCACGTCGAGAGCGGCGCGGACTGCACGGTCGGCTGCATCGAAGTGCCGCGCATGGAAGCGACGGCCTTCGGCGTGATGCATGTGGACGAGAACCGCCGCGTCACCGCGTTCCTGGAGAAGCCCGCCGATCCGCCCGCCATGCCCGGCAAGCCGGACGTCGCGCTCGCGAGCATGGGCATCTACGTGTTCAGCGCGAAGTATCTGTATCACCTGCTCGAAGAGAACATCGCCGCGTCCAGCACCGACCACGATTTCGGCAAGGACATCATTCCGCGCGTCGTGACGAGCGGCCGGGCGATCGCGCATCCGTTCGGCATGTCTTGCGTCACGTCCGACAACGATCCTAACGCGCCCGCCTATTGGCGCGATGTCGGCACCGTCGACGCCTACTGGGCCGCCAATCTCGACCTCGCTTCGACCATTCCGCAACTGGATCTCTACGACCGCAAGTGGCCGATCTGGACCAATCAGGAACAGTTGCCGCCCGGCAAGTTCGTGCGCGATCTGAACGGCCAGCAAGGCGCGATCACGAATCTGCTGGTATGCGGCGGCTGCGTGATTTCGGGCTCGCAGGTGTCGAAGTCGGTGTTTTCGTCGGCGGTGCGCGTGCACTCGTTCTGTAACATCAATGAGGCAGTCTTGTTGCCTCAGGTGACGGTGGGGCCGAGTTGCCGCTTGCAGCGCGTGGTGATCGACCGCGGCTGCACGGTGCCCGAGGGTCTCGTGATCGGCGAGGATCCCGAAGAAGACGCCGCGCGGTTCTTCCGCACGGAGTCGGGCGTCACGCTCGTCACGCGCGACGCGCTCGCGCGGCTCGCCGAGCGTTGATCGCGAAGCGACGCCTGGGGCGGGCGCGCCGCTCGCCCGATAACGCAGTCAAACCATAATCGACGGGAGCGCCGATGACCGTATGCGTGCTGCATGTCGCAGCAGAGATGTTTCCGCTTCTGAAAACCGGCGGCCTCGCCGATGTGGTCGGCGCGCTGCCGCCCGCGCAATCGCAACTCGGCGCGGACGTGCGCGTCGTGCTGCCCGGCTTTCCGGCCGTGATCGCCGGGCTTTCCGATATCCAGCCGGTGACGAGTCTCGGCGCGGCCTTCGGCGCGAACGACGTGCGGCTCGAACGGGGCGTGTTGCAGCCGCACGGCGTCGTGGTCTATGTGGTGCGCGCCGATCAGTTCTACGACCGTCCGGGCAATCCGTATCTGGACGCGTCGCACAAGCCGTACGCCGATAGCGACCGCCGCTTCGCGCTCCTCGGCTGGAGCGCCGCGCGCATCGCGACGGGCGCGGATCCCGCGTGGCGGCCGCATATCGTCCATGCGCACGACTGGCACGCGGGTCTCGGGCCCGCGTATCTGCGCGCGTTCGAGCGTGGCGGCGCGCCGCGCGTGCCGACCGTGATGACCGTGCACAACCTCGCGTATCAGGGCGTCTTTCCCGCGTCGCAGTTCGGCGCGCTGCAATTGCCGGCCGATTTCTTCGCGGTCGAAGGCGTCGAGTTCTACGGCCAGACGTCGTTCCTCAAAGCCGGTCTGTACTACGCGGACCGCATCACGACTGTCAGCCCGACGTACGCCCGCGAAATCCAGACGCAAGCACAGGGCGCGGGCCTGCACGGCCTGCTGCAAACGCGCACGCACGACATCAGCGGCATTCTGAACGGCGTCGACTATGCGATCTGGAGCCCCGCGATCGACGACGCCATCGCCACGCGCTATACCGCCGCCAAACCCGCCGGCAAGAGCAAGTGCAAGACGGCGCTGCAGGAGCGCATGGGACTGAAACGCGACGACGACGCGCTGCTCTTCGGCGTCGTCAGCCGGCTCACGGAGCAGAAAGGCATCGATCTGCTGCTGTCGGCGGTGCCGGAGATCGTGCAGCGCGGCGGGCAGCTCGTGGTGCTCGGCACCGGCGACCCGGCGCTCGAAACCGGGCTCAAGAACGCCGCGGCCGCGCATCCGAGTGCGGTGGCGGTCGAACTCGGCTTCGACGAAACGCTCTCGCATTCGATCATCGCGGGCAGCGACGTCGTCATGGTGCCCTCGCGCTTCGAGCCTTGCGGGCTCACGCAGCTATACGCGCTCGCCTACGGCTCGTTGCCGCTCGTGCATTGCGTGGGCGGCCTCGCGGACACGGTCGTCGATTGCTCGCTCGAAAATCTCGCCGACGACACAGCCACCGGCTTCGTCTTCGACCGATTCCAGCGCGCGGGCATGGTCGCCTCGATCCGCCGTGCGTTTGCGCTGAAGGCGCGGCGCAGCGAGTGGAAGACGGTCGTCAAACGGGCGATGACGCAGAACTTCGGCTGGGAGACGGCGGCGCAACGCTACGCCGAGGTCTACCGGCAACTCGTCGGCGCGTGAGAATGCGTCGCATGTCGGGCGCGCACCTTGCTGCCGCCTGCCATCGGATCAACCGACATCAGGAAGGCTCATGCAAAAAGCCCTCGCAGGCCAGATTGCGCTCGTGACCGGCGGCAGCTCCGGCATCGGCGCGGGCGTCGCGAAGGCGCTGGCGGACGCCGGCGCGCACGTCGCCATCAACTATCACTCGCACGCGGAGCCGGCTGAGAAGCTCGCCGACGAGATTGCCGCGCTCGGCGGCGAGGCATTCGCCGTCGGCGCGGACGTGTCAGACGAGAAAGCCGTCGACGCCATGTTCGACGCCGTCGTGAAGCGCTTCGGCACGGTGGATATCGTCGTCGCGAATTCGGGATTACAGCAGGACGCGAAGTTCGTCGACATGACGCTCGACGAGTGGCGCCAGGTCATCGACACGAATCTGACCGGGCAATTCCTGACGGCGCAGCGCGCGGTGCGCGAGTTCGTGTGGCGCGGGCCGCGGCCGGTGTCGAAGGCGCTCGGCAAGATTATCTGCATGAGTTCCGTGCACGAAGTCATTCCGTGGGCGGGACATGTGAACTACGCTTCGTCCAAGGGCGGCATTCAGATGCTGATGAAGTCGCTCGCGCAGGAAGTCGCGCCGCAGCGCATCCGCGTCAATTCGATCGCGCCGGGCGCGATCCGCACGCCCATTAACGAGGACGCGTGGGATTCGAAGGAAGCGCTCGACCGGCTGCTGAAGCTCGTGCCGTACGGACGGATCGGCGAGGTCGAGGATATCGGCCGCGCCGCCGTCTGGCTCGCGTCCGATGACAGCGATTACGTCGTCGGCACGACGCTTTTCGTCGATGGCGGCATGACGTTGTATCCCGGTTTCGCCGACAACGGCTGATTCGCCTATGAACTCTGTGAAAGTGGACGTCGCCGTGATCGGCGCGGGCACGGCCGGCATGGCCGCGTTTCGCTCGGCGCGCGATGCGGGCGCGAAGGCGGTGCTGATCGAAAGCGGCGAACTGGGGACGACGTGCGCGCGCGTCGGCTGCATGCCGTCGAAGCTGCTGCTCGCCGCCGCCAACGGTTTGCACGACGCGCGTGCGCTCGCGGCGCGCGGCATAGAAGGCACGCATGCGCTCGATGCGGACTCGGCGCGCGTCATGGACTACGTGCGCCGGGAGCGCGATCATTTCGTGGGCGGCGTGATCGAGGAAACAGAAGCGTTCCCGGACGGCTCCATCCTGCGCGGACAGGCGCGCTTCGAAGCGCCGGGGCGGCTTCTCGTCGGCGACCACACGCAGATCGACGCGAAAAGCGTCGTCATCGCGACGGGCGCGGCGGCGAGCGTGCCCGACGAGCTCAAAGTCTTCGGCGACAAGCTCATCACGAGCGACGATCTCTTCGAACTGCGCACGCTGCCCAGGCGCATGGCCGTGTTCGGCACCGGGCCGCTTTCGCTCGAACTGGGACAGGCGCTCGCGCGACTGTCGGTGGAAGTGTTCATGTTCGGCAACAACGGCAGCGTGGCGGCGCTCTGCGACACGCCCGTGCGCGACGCGCTCACGGCGGCGCTCGCCGACGAGTTTTATCTGGATCCGGACGGCAACATCGAACAGATGTCGCTCGAAGACGGCCGGCCGACGCTACGCTTCAAAACGCGCGACGGCACCACGCGCACCGAACAGTTCGACCTCGTGCTCGCCGCCACGGGCCGCGCGCCGAATCTGAAGCCGCTCGCGCTGGAACACGCCGGCATCGAACTGAACGAAAAGGGCGTGCCGCGCTTCGACGAATCGACAATGCAGTGCGGCGACAGCGCGATCTTCATCGCCGGCGACTGCGACGGCACGCGTCCGTGGCTGCAGGATGCCGCCGACGAAGGCAAGCTCGCCGGCGAGAACGCCGCGCGTTTCCCCGACGTGCAGCCGGTGAAGCGCAAGATTCCGTTCTCGATCGTGTTCTGCGAGCCGCAGGTGGTGATCGTCGGCGCGTCGTACGAATCGCTCGACAAGCAGATGACGGTGACGGGCGCGGTGTCGTTCGAAACGCAGGGACGCAGCCGCGTGATGCGCCAGAACCGCGGCCTTCTGCACGTCTACGCCGACGCAAAAACCGGCCGGCTGCGCGGCGCGCAAGGCTGCGGGCCGGCGCTGGAGCACGTCGGCCATCTGCTCGCATGGGCGATCCAGCTCGAACTGACGCTCGACGACGCGCTGAAGCTGCCGTTCTATCACCCGGTTGTGGAGGAAGGCTTGCGCACCGCGTTGCGCGACGCCAGCGAGAAGTGGTACGCCGAACGCGCCGCCAAGCCGCCGAACCTGACAAGCGCGGCGGGCTGCTAGTACGACGCGCTTCGGAAAAAGACAAAGGCCGGCTGTCGAACAGCCGGCCTTTGCTTTGTGACGACTAAAACTGCGCCGCGAATCAGGTTCCGCTCAACCCATATTGCAGCGCAAGGTCGAAGCCGAGCACGACCATCGAGCAGAACAGTCCGAGCAGCAGATTCGCCAGCCGGTGGCCGACATCCTTATGGCGCGTCAGCACGGCCCCCGCGAGGAACGCGATTTCCACGATAACCTGCATGGCGAACACGGCGATCATCAACGCGAACTCGTAGCCCATCGCATTGAAGTTCATGAAGTTGAAGCCGTTCACCGCAACCCAGGATCCCACTCGCCAGGCTTCGTATGCCAAAAGCAGCAACGGAAAGAAATAGCTGGCTACGTAAGTCGGCATCGTGGCATGCCGGAGTTCCATATTCAAATGACGTGTAACTTGCATCGCGTGCTCCTCATCTGATCGCCCGAAAGACCGGGCTCGTCGCCTGCATCGGAGGCGCGCGCGACACCGTTTCTCCTAGTGTGGCACTGAACGGCACACGCGCGTCGTGCTTTCAGAATAGGACATTTTTTTGGAAAGCGAATCATCGTAATCCCGATGACTCCGCCCAGTAAGCCACAGCGCGATGCATTGTGCAGTGCAACTGAATAAAGCAGTTATTCCGGCAAACGCATTCGGCACGCACGTGCGTGCCGAACTCACTCACTCGTGCTTCCCGTATAGCTTGATAATGCCTGAAAAATCGAGTCCGCCGAGGCCTTGCTGACTCATCGACTGATAGAGTTGCTGCGCGATTGCGCCCATGAAAACAGGCTGCTTTGCGCCGCGCGCCGCATCGACGGCGAGGCCGAGGTCCTTGAGCATCAGGTCGGCGCCGAAGCCGCCGCTATAACCGCGCGATGCCGGCGCTGTCTCAACAATGCCCGGATAGGGATTACACGTATCCGAGCTCCAGCAGCGCCCCGTAGACGTGTTGATGATCGCGGCCAGCTTCGAAGGATCGATGCCCAGCGTTTCGCCGAGTCTCATCGCTTCTGCGACGCCGATCATCGAAATGCCGAGCAAGAGGTTGTTGCAGATCTTCGCGATCTGTCCGGTGCCCGTCTCGCCGCAGCGCACCATGTTCTTGCCCATGCCCGAGAGCACCGGCCGCAGCGTTTCGAAGAGCGCCTCGTCCGCGCCGACCATGAAGGTGAGCGTGCCCGCCTGCGCGCCGACCACGCCGCCCGAGACCGGCGCATCCGCGAACGGATTGCCGTGCGCCGCCGCGGCCTCGCCGATGAGCTTCGCGGTGGCCGGATCGATCGTACTGCTGTCGATGAGCGGCACGCCCGCGCCCACGCCTGCCAGCACGCCGTCGTCGTTCAGATAGACGGCTTTGACGTGCGGCGCGGCGGGCAGCATCGTGATGACGACTTCCGCGCCTTCTGATGCGGCGCGCGGCGAACCGGCGAGCGTCGCGCCCGCTGCCTTCGCCGCGTCGAGCGCGGGCGGCGACAGATCGAAGGCCGTCACCGCGTGACCCGCCTTTAGCAGATTCGCGGCCATCGGGCCGCCCATGTGGCCCAGTCCGATAAAACCGATTCGCATCGCGTGTCTCCTTGTCGTTATCGGAGCGAAATGGTCGTGTTGACGCCGTCGTTCACGGTGGCGTCGTCGAACCAGCGCGCCGTGACCGTCTTCGTCTGCGTGTAGAACTGCACGACCTGCTTGCCGTACGGCCCGAGATCGCCGAGCCTCGAGCCGCGCGAACCGGTGAAGCTGAACGACGGCACCGGCACCGGAATCGGAATGTTGATGCCCACTTGTCCGATGTCGATCTCGCTCTGGAACTTGCGCGCCGCCGCCCCGCTCTGCGTGAAGAGACCTACGCCGTTGCCCATCGGATTGCGGTTGACGAGCGCGATGGCGTCGTCGAGCGTGGCCGCTTCCAGCACGCACAGCACCGGCCCGAAAATCTCAGTCTTGTAGATGGCCATGTCGGTGCTCACGTCCGAGAAAATGGTCGGGCCGATGAAGTTGCCGTTCTCGTAGCCGGTCACGGTGATATCGCGGCCGTCGAGCGCGAGCGTCGCGCCCTCTTCCACGCCTTTTGCGATCAGGCCGAGAATGCGCTCCTTCGCGGCGCGCGAGACGACGGGTCCCAAGTCCGCGCCCGGCTCCGTGCCCGCGCTTACCTTGAGCGAACGCGCCCGGTCGACCAGATCCGGCAGCCAGCCCTTCGACGCGCCCACGAGCACCACCACCGACGTCGCCATGCAACGCTGCCCCGCCGCGCCGAAGCCCGCGCCGGCCAGCGCGTTGAGCGTCTGCTCCTTGTTCGCGTCCGGAAGCACGACGGCGTGGTTCTT
This genomic interval carries:
- the glgC gene encoding glucose-1-phosphate adenylyltransferase, with translation METPSKNRTDLQKSTLAIVLAGGRGTRLGPLTDKRVKPAVHFGGKYRIIDFALSNCLNSGIRRIAVVTQYKAHSLLRHLQRGWGFLRGEFNEFIDIWPAQQRVDSSWYRGTADAVFQNLDIIRSIAPEFIIVLAGDHVYKMDYTRMVLDHVESGADCTVGCIEVPRMEATAFGVMHVDENRRVTAFLEKPADPPAMPGKPDVALASMGIYVFSAKYLYHLLEENIAASSTDHDFGKDIIPRVVTSGRAIAHPFGMSCVTSDNDPNAPAYWRDVGTVDAYWAANLDLASTIPQLDLYDRKWPIWTNQEQLPPGKFVRDLNGQQGAITNLLVCGGCVISGSQVSKSVFSSAVRVHSFCNINEAVLLPQVTVGPSCRLQRVVIDRGCTVPEGLVIGEDPEEDAARFFRTESGVTLVTRDALARLAER
- the glgA gene encoding glycogen synthase GlgA; translation: MTVCVLHVAAEMFPLLKTGGLADVVGALPPAQSQLGADVRVVLPGFPAVIAGLSDIQPVTSLGAAFGANDVRLERGVLQPHGVVVYVVRADQFYDRPGNPYLDASHKPYADSDRRFALLGWSAARIATGADPAWRPHIVHAHDWHAGLGPAYLRAFERGGAPRVPTVMTVHNLAYQGVFPASQFGALQLPADFFAVEGVEFYGQTSFLKAGLYYADRITTVSPTYAREIQTQAQGAGLHGLLQTRTHDISGILNGVDYAIWSPAIDDAIATRYTAAKPAGKSKCKTALQERMGLKRDDDALLFGVVSRLTEQKGIDLLLSAVPEIVQRGGQLVVLGTGDPALETGLKNAAAAHPSAVAVELGFDETLSHSIIAGSDVVMVPSRFEPCGLTQLYALAYGSLPLVHCVGGLADTVVDCSLENLADDTATGFVFDRFQRAGMVASIRRAFALKARRSEWKTVVKRAMTQNFGWETAAQRYAEVYRQLVGA
- a CDS encoding SDR family oxidoreductase; this encodes MQKALAGQIALVTGGSSGIGAGVAKALADAGAHVAINYHSHAEPAEKLADEIAALGGEAFAVGADVSDEKAVDAMFDAVVKRFGTVDIVVANSGLQQDAKFVDMTLDEWRQVIDTNLTGQFLTAQRAVREFVWRGPRPVSKALGKIICMSSVHEVIPWAGHVNYASSKGGIQMLMKSLAQEVAPQRIRVNSIAPGAIRTPINEDAWDSKEALDRLLKLVPYGRIGEVEDIGRAAVWLASDDSDYVVGTTLFVDGGMTLYPGFADNG
- a CDS encoding dihydrolipoyl dehydrogenase, with protein sequence MNSVKVDVAVIGAGTAGMAAFRSARDAGAKAVLIESGELGTTCARVGCMPSKLLLAAANGLHDARALAARGIEGTHALDADSARVMDYVRRERDHFVGGVIEETEAFPDGSILRGQARFEAPGRLLVGDHTQIDAKSVVIATGAAASVPDELKVFGDKLITSDDLFELRTLPRRMAVFGTGPLSLELGQALARLSVEVFMFGNNGSVAALCDTPVRDALTAALADEFYLDPDGNIEQMSLEDGRPTLRFKTRDGTTRTEQFDLVLAATGRAPNLKPLALEHAGIELNEKGVPRFDESTMQCGDSAIFIAGDCDGTRPWLQDAADEGKLAGENAARFPDVQPVKRKIPFSIVFCEPQVVIVGASYESLDKQMTVTGAVSFETQGRSRVMRQNRGLLHVYADAKTGRLRGAQGCGPALEHVGHLLAWAIQLELTLDDALKLPFYHPVVEEGLRTALRDASEKWYAERAAKPPNLTSAAGC
- the mmsB gene encoding 3-hydroxyisobutyrate dehydrogenase — translated: MRIGFIGLGHMGGPMAANLLKAGHAVTAFDLSPPALDAAKAAGATLAGSPRAASEGAEVVITMLPAAPHVKAVYLNDDGVLAGVGAGVPLIDSSTIDPATAKLIGEAAAAHGNPFADAPVSGGVVGAQAGTLTFMVGADEALFETLRPVLSGMGKNMVRCGETGTGQIAKICNNLLLGISMIGVAEAMRLGETLGIDPSKLAAIINTSTGRCWSSDTCNPYPGIVETAPASRGYSGGFGADLMLKDLGLAVDAARGAKQPVFMGAIAQQLYQSMSQQGLGGLDFSGIIKLYGKHE